A single window of Sebastes umbrosus isolate fSebUmb1 chromosome 16, fSebUmb1.pri, whole genome shotgun sequence DNA harbors:
- the rps6ka5 gene encoding ribosomal protein S6 kinase alpha-5, with the protein MPSPMEGSSREGDLFTVKHELKNANLTGHVERVGIENFELLKVLGTGAYGKVFLVRKVSGHDAGKLYAMKVLKKATIVQKAKTAEHTRSERQVLEHIRQSPFLVTLHYAFQTDTKLHLILDYVNGGELFTHLVQRVRFKEQEVALYSGEIVLALEHLHKLGIVYRDLKLENILLDSSGHIVLTDFGLSKEFDQVERAFSVCGTIEYMAPEIVEGGESGHDKAVDWWSLGVLMYELLTGGSPFTVDGDENSHTDIAKRISKKDPPFPKDMGPLAKDVIQRLLIKDPKKRLGSGPNGGENVKKHAFYQKINWEDLAAKKVPAPFKPVIRDELDVSNFAEEFTEMDPTYSPAALPQNCDRIFQGYSFMAPSILFKRNVVMDDPVQLCGGSERPGSERPGSAAVARSAMMKDSPFYMSYEMDLKDSALGEGSFSICRRCTHKKTGQKYAVKIVSKRMEAQTQREIAALKLCDGHPNIVKLHEIYHDQLHTYLVLELLGGGELLERIRRKQHFSETEASRIMRKLVSAASHMHDVGVVHRDLKPENLLFTDESENSEIKIIDFGFARLKPPDNQLLKTPCFTLQYAAPEILKYDGYDESCDLWSLGVILYTMLSGQVPFQCQEKSLTHTSAEEIMKKIKQGDFSFEGEAWRNVSQQAKDLIQELLTVDPNKRIKMCGLRYNAWLQDDSQLSSNPLMTPDILGSSTASVHTYVKATFHAFNKCKREGFRLQTVDKAPLAKRRKMKKTSTSTETRSSSSESTHSSTSSSQSQTEKTFPEGIAKPQPSNSTPLTTPVALGTDSEHQPAHPAFHFSEGQ; encoded by the exons ATGCCATCCCCGATGGAGGGATCTTCCAGAGAAGGTGACCTCTTTACTGTGAAACATGAGCTGAAAAATG CCAACCTGACGGGCCATGTAGAGAGGGTGGGCATTGAAAACTTTGAGCTATTAAAGGTGCTGGGCACAGGAG CATATGGCAAGGTGTTCCTGGTGAGGAAAGTGAGTGGTCATGATGCAGGGAAGCTGTACGCCATGAAGGTTTTGAAGAAGGCCACTATTGTACAAAAGGCAAAGACGGCCGAACACACACGGTCGGAGCGGCAAGTGCTGGAGCACATCCGCCAGTCTCCATTCCTCGTCACACTTCACTATGCCTTCCAGACGGACACCAAGCTGCACCTCATTCTCG ATTATGTAAATGGTGGGGAGCTCTTCACACATTTGGTGCAAAGGGTGCGATTTAAGGAGCAAGAAGTTGCCTTGTACAGTGGAGAGATTGTGTTGGCACTAGAACATCTACACAAG CTTGGGATTGTCTACCGGGACCTGAAACTTGAGAATATTCTGCTGGATTCAAGTGGTCATATAGTTCTCACAGACTTTGGCCTCAGTAAAGAATTCGATCAG GTGGAAAGGGCGTTTTCTGTCTGTGGCACCATTGAATATATGGCTCCAGAAATTGTGGAAGGAGGAGAGTCTGGACATGACAAG GCGGTGGACTGGTGGAGCCTCGGCGTGTTGATGTACGAGCTTTTGACTGGCGGATCACCCTTCACCGTTGATGGAGATGAGAACTCGCACACGGACATCGCCAA GAGGATTTCAAAAAAGGATCCTCCGTTCCCCAAAGACATGGGACCTCTGGCCAAAGACGTCATCCAGCGACTCCTCATCAAAGACCCAAAGAAGAGACTGGGCTCAGGTCCTAATGGAGGAGAGAATGTAAAGAAACACGCGTTCTACCAG AAAATAAACTGGGAGGACTTGGCAGCTAAGAAGGTGCCTGCCCCGTTCAAGCCGGTGATTCGGGACGAGCTGGACGTCAGCAACTTTGCAGAGGAGTTCACAGAGATGGACCCCACCTACTCTCCTGCAGCGCTGCCGCAGAACTGTGACCGCATCTTCCAG ggCTACTCTTTCATGGCCCCCTCCATCCTGTTCAAGAGGAATGTGGTGATGGACGACCCTGTCCAGCTGTGTGGGGGCTCTGAGAGGCCGGGCTCTGAGAGGCCGGGCTCTGCTGCGGTGGCCCGCAGCGCCATGATGAAG GACTCTCCTTTTTATATGAGCTATGAGATGGACCTTAAGGACAGCGCTTTAGGAGAGGGCAGCTTCTCCATCTGCAGACGGTGCACGCACAAGAAGACTGGACAGAAATACGCCGTCAAGATTGTCAGCAAGAG GATGGAGGCACAGACTCAGCGGGAAATAGCAGCCCTGAAGCTCTGCGATGGTCACCCTAACATTGTCAAGCTACATGAAATTTACCACGACCAG CTCCACACGTACCTGGTTCTGGAGCTGCTCGGTGGAGGGGAGCTGCTGGAGAGGATCCGCAGGAAGCAACACTTCAGCGAAACCGAGGCCAGCCGCATCATGCGAAAACTGGTGTCGGCCGCCAGTCACATGCACGACGTGGGAGTAGTGCACAGGGACCTTAAACCGGAG AACCTGCTCTTCACAGACGAGAGTGAGAACTCCGAGATAAAAATCATAGACTTTGGCTTTGCTCGCCTCAAACCACCAGACAATCAGCTCCTGAAGACTCCCTGCTTCACCCTGCAGTACGCTGCACCAGAGATACTCAAGTACGACGGCTACGATGAGTCCTGTGACCTCTGGAGTCTGGGGGTCATTCTG TACACCATGCTGTCTGGCCAGGTGCCTTTTCAGTGTCAGGAGAAGAGCCTGACCCACACCAGTGCTGAGGaaattatgaagaaaatcaAACAGGGAGACTTCTCTTTTGAAGGCGAGGCCTGGAGAAACGTGTCCCAGCAGGCCAAGGACCTGATACAAG AGCTGCTGACGGTGGACCCAAACAAGAGGATTAAGATGTGCGGCCTACGTTACAACGCCTGGCTCCAGGACGACAGCCAGCTGTCCTCCAACCCACTCATGACCCCGGACATACTGGGCTCCTCCACTGCCTCCGTCCACACTTACGTCAAAGCTACCTTTCAT gCATTTAACAAATGTAAGCGGGAAGGTTTCCGCCTGCAGACGGTGGACAAGGCGCCGCTAgccaagaggaggaagatgaaaaagACGAGTACCAGCACAGAGACCCGCAGCAGTTCCAGTGAGAGCACCCATTCCTCGAcctcctcctcccagtctcAGACTGAGAAGACTTTCCCAGAGGGCATCGCTAAGCCGCAGCCCTCCAACAGCACGCCGCTCACCACGCCCGTGGCCCTGGGAACGGACTCTGAGCACCAACCAGCGCACCCAGCCTTTCACTTCTCAGAAGGACAGTGA